A stretch of DNA from Chionomys nivalis chromosome 14, mChiNiv1.1, whole genome shotgun sequence:
ACAATGTTTCCATGTGCACAACGCACAGCTGCCTTAACAGCCAATTATGTTTAATGGTTTCTGATTCATCGTATCAGAAAGATGTGCATATTTCCTTGACCTACATAAACATGACTGGGACAATTTTGTTTTAATGGTTCATAACACTGTATACAAGTAACTACAGCTACAGAGCTCAGATAGTGCAAAATACTAGCCAGGACAATTctctttaaaagattattttcattttgtaatataaaattaaCTCTAGCAGTAACAATTTATTTTACATGAATACTTTTGATATAAATTAATATGAAGCATTATACATATAGCTGGCACCATAGATGCTTACAATCACACGTTCCTCACACCAAAAATAAGAGATAATTTAATGGTATAtgctttttctttatattttcctgaaTGAAATGTTCAAGTCTCAtgacattaataaattaaattgacaaagatttcatgttttcatttctttattttttctccagAATATTTTGATACTGAAACCAAAGTCTTActtggagaaaaggaaaaacataaaaacatagaGAGACAGACGTTCCATTTAACTTACATTATCATGAGCAGTTACTTTTGTAGGCAacactttttattctttgtagaaaagaagaaataaaaacaaaacaaacagcaccaTTAAAGAATGCATGATCCCTGAATTCTAAAGAAAACACTGCCTAGGACCTTCTTAATGCTTGTCACAGCCAGTCACATTTAGTTAGGTGTCAAAGCAAGCATAACATTATTCAATTGTAGCAGTCTCATAGATTAACTGCTCCTCCTCCTGAGGGTTTTACACACCTTTCTGAGTTTTTCCTGTGGGAATAATATATTCTTTGGTAGAGGACTGAAGGAGGGTTTCACTCTTCTGTATGCTGATAGGAAATGTCTGTGTACAATCAGGGCCCGGGCCCCCAGTCTGTGTGTGCCATGCGTGCTGTGTTCGGGTTGACTTCACATTTTGCTGTTTTAGTAGAGGAGAAAATTCTGCCTTTGAACAAAAAAGAGGCATTACACGGTTAACATGAAACAGATGTAAACATTTAGAATACTAACCCAAAGAAAGAAcagtacacataaacacattaaaaaatggtaTTGAAACCATGAACGAGATCGGATTTCTGCGAAGCAAGGAGGGAGTACAGCAGAGTCGGGGAGTGGGAAGAACCAGGTAAAGCACTTTTCTGGAACATTCGTGGACAGCACAAACACAACAAAGTCCCTCTACAGTCTAGAATATTCTGTGACTACAAAATATAGTTCGAAGCTAAATAGTGTATGCTATTAAAAAAAGCAGCTCCTTTAAATTATAgtaaaaattctttttgtttgctttacagTGACAAACATGAGGACAGGAGGCGACACAATTCTTACAGTGACGTTTTGGCTACATAGGCCCCTGACAGTTGATGAGTTCTGTCCCAGGACTCTTCACATTGTTCTTGGGGAACACAGATGGACCTTGAGTCTGAGCTCTGTGTGTTCGATGGTGAAGGTAACCCCAGGCAGCTATTAGGATGCTGGGCTTCCACACTAGGCTAGGACCAGGCAGCAGTGAAGCTTGGCTTCAGCATCTCCCACCTAGCCTTCATCACACCCCacccagaggaggagggagactgGCCACAGCAAgtccttcttttgaaattgtgCAAGTGGTTGTAAAGGTATCAGGCTTGCAGCGTCATGTACTTTAAAGAACAATATTTTTGACTACATTAGGAAGCACCACAGGCACCAGCTGATTTCTCTATGCTTATTTGGAACTGAGTAAGAATATCCGAGGTCCAGAAGTCAGCGATGCCTCTCCAGCTCACCCCAGAAAACAGATCCTGCCATGAAGTCTTTCTAGCAACCTGGCTCAGCCTCATAGGTTTTCAAGTTTGTTTCTTACCACTAGGCCTTCACAGGGAAATATTCTACATAACCATGGTGCTCTGGTCACTGTATTTTGCAGTCTCACTTTggggaaggaaaaatattttcattttgaaaatgaatttgcATCAGAATGCTTTTATTAACATGCCCATTCACTATCTAAATGTTTTATACACCTCAGGCATATGCATATCACAAGGAGGGGATTAGGGCATGGcagtctccttccctcccctgctCCAAAAGTGCTATTTTGAGAAATACATCctttgtgattaaaaataaatacatgttacaTGTGCAAGTTGAGTTCCTGATAGGGGACTAATAGTGTCCAATGATCAGGAAAACACACATGTGAAGTTTGCACATTGCATCACCATAACCGCATAGTAAATAGCGTTGTCGAGTTGCACACACGCAGAAACATGTAGAATCAGGAAGCTGGGAAGCTGCTCGCCTAATTCGAATATGCTGGCTTTTCTATAAACGTGAAATGCATTCCTATGAAACACCTAGCCGACATTTTGCTTCTGAATTTCATTACTGTACTCATTCCAAAGATAATGTCTCAGGAAAATAAGCAATACGAGAACATTGAGAGTTTGAACTGGGGCAGAAAAGAGGAAGGTTCTAGAAAAGTTATGCTCTTTGGACCTGGGCGACAGAATCCATGCACTATCAACATTTGAATTGCCAAACTTGCTATGTGAAAAATCCAAACATACAGAAGGACACTTTTCTTTATTCCCAGGAAGCAATTGGCAGGCAGTATTCGACAAAGGTGCAACTGACAATGAGCCCAGCATCCTCTCAGCCTCAACTGTCCCTCTTGTACAGAGTGCAAAGGCTTCGGAGACTTGGGTTTCTTTAACAGGTGTCAGGTACTGATGCTGTAGTTCAGAATCTGCTGGTGTGGACAGTATCTGACGCTGGAATAGCAGCGATTAAATAGGAAGGGGTAGGCATGCAAGTGTCACTGTGTATTGGGGTGCCCCGCTGTGAGGCTAAGAGCACAATCTTCAAAATTAAGATGATATTATACCCAAGCAGACCATAAGGGCATCACTGAGAAGCACAGCGTGCAGATACACCTGGGcaggcaggcagctcacaatccagCCCTAGGGTTGCGGTCCTTGGGATAGAGCTAAGTGCATCACTGACTTTTCCATCGTCAATTGTTAGTTTTAATATGAAAGGCAGTGACAGAACATGAAGCACGGAGTCACTGCCACAGGCAggcctttctttgcttttctttcttaagatgaAGGAACTTGCACCTTCAGTAATTTGATAGAACAATGTCTCTGTCACCTACAGAAATTTGGCAACATCACACTAGTAAATTTAGAGGAAAGTACCCCACCCACTTGGTTATGTTTTTTCAAACATAGTGGGTTTGTTTTCTTTCGGGAATGTATTTTCTATTCATTCCAGTTCACtttttaagatacatttttaagGAATGTCACAAATGTTTCCATTGACAAGACGATCCCATGTGAAACACCTTTCTCTTTTACCCAGACACAGGTGATATCCCTCCAAATCCTTTCACTTTTAACTCTACAGGCACAATCAATGGTCTAAGGGCACCCTGCATGCTGTGCTCTGAATCTGAAGGTCAGTGGGtgtacttttcctttccttcGTCTCCCGTGCTTTTGCGCTTGCTTTGGGAATGGAGCCTTGTCAAGCACAGCTGTCTCCAGTCTGAGAGTAGTCAGAATATGGACGCAGCTCAAATCCTCAGTTTTCATTGGATAAACACTGAAGATTACTGTGAGCTGCAGTAACCCTTCTCCACTTCTACTCTCCTAGGTATGAGGAAAGCAACAGCAACACATGCAGGagggaacaatttttttttttaaaaaaacagtgttATTTCTGAGTCAAAGATAACTGTATAGAATGGGAATCAAGAGGGAAGAAATGGCTCTGGAAAAAAAGTTACCCTTTCTTCAGCCTTCTATAGTCCCTATCATCAATGACGCTTGCAAAATGAGAGGCCCATCTCTGCAAAGGTCAGAGTGCACTGGTGTGACTAAGGGCCATAGTTGCTTTCCCCAGTCCCAACTCCCATGTGGTGATTGGATTAGTGTTTAGAACGGCTAAGAGTTTATGTCATCAGTTCATTATACATGCATGTAGAGcactttattgtttatttttaatattagggCATGGGTTTTCACATTTGCTCTTAAAAACCACATGTGGAAAGCCACAATACTCTGGGTCCATGATTATCAGCCAATGGATCTTATATTATTGGCTATCCAAGAACTAGAATCAGACCGTCTACAGCATGAAGCTCCTTTGTCAATTCAGATGCAGTGCATATTCAGCAACAATTTGCAAAAAAGATCCAAAGCCAATTCAGGCTTTCTACCAGTTTCTGAGAAAGagtaagaaaggaggaaagagctgGGACAGTGGACTCCAGCGACACATCCTTCCTGTCCCTTCTGTCGTCAGGGTAAACAGAAAGAATCATATCTTTAGGCTCCTGTTCCTACTATGGCTCGAGCCACTGGGTACAGGTAGGTCCCACAGTATCACGGAAGAAATGCTTGCTGTGACATCCAATCTATGGAAAGACACCTGGCCAACTTAGGTCGTGCTTGTCATAGTTTTTCAACATCTGCATATGGGGTGATTAGACAACTCAGGATGCCCTTTCTGTCTAGGCCTGgactgaaatagaaaaaagaaagaaaaaaaagaaaagaaaagaaaaaagaagaagactgaGGCAGTGACCGGAATACGCAGACAGAAACACATCAAAGCTGTGAGCGGTGACTGGACAGGCAAAGGCCATTCGCATGTGCTGCATCTTCCCCTGTATGAGACATGTGAGAAAATAATCACCTAGAAGAAACAGATGACTTGCTCCTCAATGAAATACGCCAGCACAGAAGCCAATGCCTTATTTGACTCCTGGCtaatcaggcttttttttttttttcatgttaaaaatGGGGGGTGGGGCGCTGTATCTTTCACTCAGCTCTTTATCGGACAACCAGGCAAGCTACACAAAGTTTGGAAGGACCTATGCAGTCGTCGTGGCAGAAGGCCCCGCAGCCTTTGCACACAATCATGGCTTTGAGCCGGCAAGAGCATTTCAGCTCTAACTCATCCGTGTTGCTATTGTCTGCAAAGTTCTGAACTGGCATCTGAGTGTTCTGACCAGCCAGGCCCGTGGTGGTGGCTGGGCTCGAGCCACTTCCCAGAATCCCAATGGACTTCTCAATGGCAGACGCTGCCCTTTTGAAACTTGTGCTCCCAAAGTGTATGGTCGGGTAACTTCCACAGAGCGGTTGCTGCTGGGGTACTGGTATTTTTTGAGCAGCTAATTGGGTGAAAGGCttctgaggctcagagagcaaataggaagagaaatctgcaTTCTTTAATGCAAatgccttcagctgctctttgaCTTCATTCTGGTCATACGGAACCTGCTTCATGCCCAGTTCACAGCTGCTGCTTAAGCCTTCCTCAAAAGAAGGAGGTTCTGATTTGATATTGCTACAGATGCCGGTGGACTGGGGCCAACTAAGTCGCTTAGTGGCTTCCATGGTAACTGGTGGTTGCTTTTGATCGGATGGGACTTCTACAGTAGGGTGAGGTGGAGGTAGCggaggtggtggagggggtgGTGGGGGCAAGGCCAAGGGTGGAGGGGGTGGTGGAGGAGGGGGTGGTGGGAGTGGCAGTGGGGGATGGACCACTGCCTTGCTTGGCATCGTGTGTGTGGTGCCTCCCCCGTCCTCGCCTTCCTTTATGGGCATGCTGGGGGACAGCATATTGGCTAGTCTTAGCTGGTGAGGTGCTGAAGTAAGATTAACGTCTCCCAATGCCTTTTGTTCAAGGTGCCTATTGAAGGCAAATGTATTGCAGCCCACTGGGGTCTTGGGAGAGGTCTGTAACAGAGCAGCAGTGGGAAGGGGTCCCCTGGCAGCCATGGGCATTTGGTAGAACTGCTGTCTGTGTGAGGTACTAGTGTCAGCATGGAAGCCATCATTTTTGCTCACATGGAACAGGCTTGGTTGGAAGCTACATGCAGGCAACAGGCGTTTCTGTTGTTTGACCTCGGGGCTGGGCATGATCCTGTTGGCCATGGAGGACTTGGTAAGCCGTTCTTGCTTAAATGGTTGGCTGTGACCTAGCTgactcatgcctggactgatGACGCAGGGTACCGCTTTGACATCTGGCTCCATCGCCATCTTCCCTGGCTCACATTTAACTTGAGTGTGTTCTCCCACGGTCCTGGCTGCTCTCTTTTTGGGATGGTTTTCTCGTTTTCTCATGTGGAGTGGTGCTAGAGTTCCTGCCAAATAGCCTTTACCATCCGGATTTGGAGAGCTGGACGGCATTTCCACCAtgcttctctccagccctgtcttacCCACTGAGGTAGTTTGAAGGGGCAAAGGGAGCCTGTTGATTTCGAGTTTGGCTCCCAGTCTTGGCTGTGGTAACACCTTTTCCAGAGGCAGGTTGCCCTGCAGCAACTGTGTCACCAGTGGGTTATTAGCTTCCACGGAAGACAGGCGGCAGCTTGAGCTGCCTGTACTAGGAAGTCTTTTCAGGGTGTCTGTAGCCAAAGAAATAGCCGCCTCTTCCGCGGGGCTCGTGGCCGAAGGCTTCATGGCCTGTGTCTGTGGCCCACTAGCACTGTTTGTCACGTCTGTAGCAGGAGGAGGACGCTCTGGGCCAGGGAAATCCTCGGTTTCCATTCTAAAACTCTTGTCTACTTCATGAGGTTCGGGCTTCACAGGAAGACTGGCATTCGTAATGAGTGTCCTAGGGTGGAGCTCTGACACGTGGGCATAGTTGGCATGCTCGGATTTGACAGCCTTCAGCCCACCCTGCTCTGAATAGTCTTTCTGTTTACTTGAACCTGAGTGACTAACCACTGGCTGGCCCGTGTTTCTCACTGGGTCTTCACTCCAGCAAATCCGGTTTCCTGGATTGTACTGATTGCTACAGGTCGTGTCTGCTTCACTCTTGAACGTATTTGAGTTTCGTGCCTGCTCAGCAAAGCTATGACTAGGGGCAGTCACTTCATTTAGTTTATCAGGAAGAACGAGGGGCAGTTCCCTAAGACTGGTGCAAGTGGCCTGCAGTGTCTTACTGTCCTGTTTGGCTGTAGGAGTAGCAATGAAAACGGAACCATGGTCAGCACCTTCACCTGTGACCTGCTCAGGTCTACTAATGACAGACACCTGAGGACATGCCACAGGCTGGATGGCTATGTCTGTCCTCACTGGCCTACTCTGGGGATCCATGCTTGCTTCTGCATTTCCAATGGAGACAGTCAGAGACAAATTGGAGGTCAGTGTTGTGCTGTGGTCCACAATGACTTTACAGGGAATTGATCTGTTTGTTGTTGCTGGGGCAAAGCCCCCTGGTGGCTGCTGAAGTTTTCCAGAATTGTCCATCCTATTTCGAGGCCCTGAATTTTTGTCCAAGATTTCCCCACTTGGTTTGGGAGCACTGTCGTAAGAGTTTAGAGTGAGCATGTTTCCTGAAAACATTGCGATGGGTGGGCGTGAAATCAGTGGATCGGAGACCGCCACTGAATCGCCACAGCTGAGGGCTGCTCGCATGGTGGCACTAATGGACACAGTGGTCTGTTCTTCACTCCCAGACATGTTTATCTTCTCAGAAGCAAATCTGTTACTAATCCCCGTGGGGGGAATCAAGACAGAGCTAGTGCAGAGATGGTTTGGCAGATTACTTGTAACAGTGGGAGCTGGCACAGAGGTGTACTGAGCGGACACTAAGTTAGCAGCCTTGCTGCTGGGCACAAGCAGGGTCTTACCATCCATGGTGTTAGACCTTCCAGTACCTTCTGGAGCAGCTGGTATAGGAGTCCTGTCGATACATTTTGGTACAAGGGCTATGCACggagtgtcagatccctggatGGATTTCAACATGCTTATATTACAAGCAGAAATCGTACTGTTTGCACTGTCAACAGACATGAGGACAGAAGATTTGTCAACAGGACTCACAAACGGATGCTCTTTAATTGCTCCCGACACAGCAGTGCTGCAGACAGACATGGGGATGGGGTTGATGGGATTTTTATTAAGAAGCATGGGTACACTGCTATTTTCAGAAGAGGTAGATGAGACAATTTTCTCAGTTAAATGTGACACAGGTATGCTGTCATCAGAACTATGCACAGACAAGTCAGTGGCAGTGTCTGGAATCTGAGGTGGGTTCAGAGGCTGCTGTAATACAGTGGGGGTCTCCCGGAGGTGTGCGGCCTTGTTGCTAGGAGATCTGCAGTTGGGATTGATGATGATGACACCAGTGGAACCTTCCATTTTTGTTTCAGGGGTAGAAGAGGCTTCCATAGTGAGAGCTTCTTCCTTGGAGTTGAGAGGAGGCAACCGGGTCTCCTTGGAGGTCTGGAAGAGGTGGACTCGGGCCTGATGCTTTGCAAAGAGCTTAGCTTTGGTCTGCTCTTTGATGTGGGCCAGCGTTCTTGCCTTCCCACCCTCTCCTGGGCTTCCCATGGCTCCTGAGACAATGCTGGCTGCAGCCGCaactgcagcagctgcagcagcctcTCGTTGGGCACGAGCTTGTTGGGCACGGGCCTTGATGTCTGCAAGGGTCCTGGCTCCTGTGTTCCTACCACTGCTGACTGCTGTGCTAGAGGATGCTCGGGACTCTGCTTTGGAGACTGGCTGGCTCTTGATGATAAAAGGTGGCCCAATTTTAGAAAGCTGTATCTGAAAGAAGAATGAAACAATACTTAGTATTAGTAAAAAGTGAGGAGGAATGTAGGGTACGGTAACTCAGTGGGAGGATGAGGACTATGGAGGCAGCTCACTTGGTAGAgttcttgtctagcatgcatgaagtcctgtgTTATGTCTCTGTAGTCCTAGCATtcaagaaacagaagcaggtgattctctgtggccttggagccAGCATGGTCTAGGCAACTAGTTTCAGGCAACACAGTGAGATCCGATCTCATCCTAGGCTATGTATTGAGTTTAAAGCAGGCCTAGCCTCTATGAGAACATCTGCCTTCTAAAAAAAGGATAGTTAGTGGATGGGGGTAAGCCGCATTCATTCATAATTTGAAAGATACCTCATTATCTAAGATATCTAAATGTACATTTGGGTTATAAAGAAATAGTAAATGCAGTCTGTGACAATAAAGTTTTCATCTATGAAGATATCAATGAGTGATTTCATTTAGCAGGACTTAAGGAATCTTCCTAAAGTCATATGTCAATAGAGCAAATATCATGCTTCTTAGCATAAGATTAGCTTATACATGGGGAAGCACACTTGTAAGCAGGAGGACTGTgagagtctgaggctagcctatgctacatagtgagacctgggCAAGGTAGGACGACGCTGCTTcaaaaaatagatgatagatagatatctatagatagata
This window harbors:
- the Asxl3 gene encoding putative Polycomb group protein ASXL3; this translates as MLHSNTRIGDGTFFKIPGKSGLYALKKEESSCPVDGALDLVCDADLDGTEMAETGAHGEESRVCTKQVTDEVSSTRDCSLTNTAVQSKLVSSFQQHTKKALKQALRQQQKRRNGVSMMVNKTVPRVVLTPLKVSDEQSDSPSGSESKNGEADSSDKEMKHGQKSPTGKQTSQHLKRLKKSGLGHLKWTKAEDIDIETPGSILVNTNLRALINKHTFASFPQHFQQYLLLLLPEVDRQMGSDGILRLSTSALNNEFFAYAAQGWKQRLAEGEFTPEMQLRIRQEIEKEKKTEPWKEKFFERFYGERLGMSREESIKLTSGTNHDGAEGCSSHGNSGIPVASAQTTLEEQPPQIVRGSASSEPDFCATICPLLEVPVKDIITEAEDIFIPEESVIQEEVAEEVETSICECQDENPKNMPEFSEESESPATSCEEPQLAAPEDNLESCVVMNDILEALPHIEVKIDEKLECPQEEMSVVIDQLEICDSLVPCTSSVPHILDAEQKEQEIAIETSTVTLRAGPSSLESQFPNEGIAVDMELQSDPEEQLSENACVSETSFSSESPEGACVSLPSPGGETQSTSEESCTPASLETTFCSEVSSTENTEKYNQRNPPDESLHVSLMSEASPLATSPEISEASLMSNLPLTSEASPVSNLPLTSEASPMSDLPLTSETSSVSSMLLPSETPFVSGLPVPAETSPISNSSMNERAVHQQRKSPLGSEEAPSPQKDEPSVPSKPMGENLISHPKPLSSILEPISMSASIVPEALPPEEVHSQSLSQLPCQSHIEMEKLYPPSIPELPSPEMMKIKNHSVLQRTERKGVSSPLEVPVFPEETETKGNEIPPAKFQEKQYVPSVDKAPFLEGSRNKAHKQASTHNSKTSEPSKSPDGIRTESRESEISKRKTMEHSFGICKEKRARIEEDQSSRSLVSSSSPEKEQPPREEPRVPPLKIQLSKIGPPFIIKSQPVSKAESRASSSTAVSSGRNTGARTLADIKARAQQARAQREAAAAAAVAAAASIVSGAMGSPGEGGKARTLAHIKEQTKAKLFAKHQARVHLFQTSKETRLPPLNSKEEALTMEASSTPETKMEGSTGVIIINPNCRSPSNKAAHLRETPTVLQQPLNPPQIPDTATDLSVHSSDDSIPVSHLTEKIVSSTSSENSSVPMLLNKNPINPIPMSVCSTAVSGAIKEHPFVSPVDKSSVLMSVDSANSTISACNISMLKSIQGSDTPCIALVPKCIDRTPIPAAPEGTGRSNTMDGKTLLVPSSKAANLVSAQYTSVPAPTVTSNLPNHLCTSSVLIPPTGISNRFASEKINMSGSEEQTTVSISATMRAALSCGDSVAVSDPLISRPPIAMFSGNMLTLNSYDSAPKPSGEILDKNSGPRNRMDNSGKLQQPPGGFAPATTNRSIPCKVIVDHSTTLTSNLSLTVSIGNAEASMDPQSRPVRTDIAIQPVACPQVSVISRPEQVTGEGADHGSVFIATPTAKQDSKTLQATCTSLRELPLVLPDKLNEVTAPSHSFAEQARNSNTFKSEADTTCSNQYNPGNRICWSEDPVRNTGQPVVSHSGSSKQKDYSEQGGLKAVKSEHANYAHVSELHPRTLITNASLPVKPEPHEVDKSFRMETEDFPGPERPPPATDVTNSASGPQTQAMKPSATSPAEEAAISLATDTLKRLPSTGSSSCRLSSVEANNPLVTQLLQGNLPLEKVLPQPRLGAKLEINRLPLPLQTTSVGKTGLERSMVEMPSSSPNPDGKGYLAGTLAPLHMRKRENHPKKRAARTVGEHTQVKCEPGKMAMEPDVKAVPCVISPGMSQLGHSQPFKQERLTKSSMANRIMPSPEVKQQKRLLPACSFQPSLFHVSKNDGFHADTSTSHRQQFYQMPMAARGPLPTAALLQTSPKTPVGCNTFAFNRHLEQKALGDVNLTSAPHQLRLANMLSPSMPIKEGEDGGGTTHTMPSKAVVHPPLPLPPPPPPPPPPPLALPPPPPPPPPLPPPHPTVEVPSDQKQPPVTMEATKRLSWPQSTGICSNIKSEPPSFEEGLSSSCELGMKQVPYDQNEVKEQLKAFALKNADFSSYLLSEPQKPFTQLAAQKIPVPQQQPLCGSYPTIHFGSTSFKRAASAIEKSIGILGSGSSPATTTGLAGQNTQMPVQNFADNSNTDELELKCSCRLKAMIVCKGCGAFCHDDCIGPSKLCVACLVVR